In Anas acuta chromosome 5, bAnaAcu1.1, whole genome shotgun sequence, a single window of DNA contains:
- the MGAT2 gene encoding alpha-1,6-mannosyl-glycoprotein 2-beta-N-acetylglucosaminyltransferase: MRLRIYKRKVLLLALALAACALVLWSGGRRRQQRGGTGEPPRASEQPPPPPPPPPPRRPAANNASASAAPQLVPVLPENGTRSYRSLVYRLNFDQPLSNAGRFPGRAPGGVGVGAADVVLVVQVHDRAEHLRLLLESLRRAAGVENVLLVLSHDLWAEELNRLAAGVDFCPVLQVFFPFSIQLYPREFPGHDPRDCPRDVGKAAALRLGCINAEYPDSFGHYREARFSQTKHHWWWKLHFVWERVRALREHAGPVVFLEEDHYLAPDFYHVVKKLWALRERECPECQIVSLGTYSPVRGTFAGRADKVEMKTWKSTEHNMGMAFGRDTYQKLIECTDAFCTYDDYNWDWTLQHLTVSCLPKFWKVLVPEIPRIFHTGDCGMHHKKSCRPSTQSAKIDSLLNSNRQYLFPEAMSISKRYSMAPLSPHVKNGGWGDIRDHELCKSYRRLQ; this comes from the coding sequence ATGAGGCTGCGGATCTACAAGCgcaaggtgctgctgctggcgctggCGCTGGCGGCCTGCGCGCTGGTGCTGTGGAGCGGAGGGCGGCGGAGGCAGCAGCGGGGCGGCACCGGGGAACCGCCGCGGGCGAGcgagcagccgccgccgccgcctcccccgccgcctcctcgcCGCCCCGCCGCCAACAACGCCTCGGCCTCGGCCGCTCCTCAGCTCGTCCCGGTGCTTCCCGAGAACGGGACGCGGAGCTACCGCTCGCTCGTTTACCGGCTGAACTTCGACCAGCCGCTGAGCAACGCGGGGCGCTTCCCGGGGCGGGCTCCCGGTGGTGTCGGTGTCGGTGCCGCCGacgtggtgctggtggtgcaggTGCACGATCGCGCCGAGCAcctgcggctgctgctggagtcGCTGCGGAGGGCGGCGGGCGTGGAGAacgtgctgctggtgctgagccacGACCTGTGGGCCGAGGAGCTGAACCGGCTGGCGGCCGGCGTGGACTTCTGCCCGGTGCTGCAGGTCTTCTTCCCCTTCAGCATCCAGCTCTACCCCCGCGAGTTCCCCGGCCACGACCCCCGCGACTGCCCCCGAGACGTGGGCAAGGCGGCGGCCCTGCGGCTGGGCTGCATCAACGCCGAGTACCCCGACTCCTTCGGGCACTACCGCGAGGCCCGCTTCTCGCAGACCAAGCACCACTGGTGGTGGAAGCTGCACTTCGTCTGGGAGCGGGTGCGGGCGCTGCGCGAGCACGCCGGGCCCGTGGTCTTCCTGGAGGAGGATCACTACCTGGCCCCCGACTTCTACCACGTCGTCAAAAAGCTGTGGGCGCTGCGCGAGCGCGAGTGCCCCGAGTGCCAGATCGTCTCGCTGGGCACCTACAGCCCCGTGCGCGGCACCTTCGCCGGGCGCGCCGACAAGGTGGAGATGAAGACGTGGAAGTCCACCGAGCACAACATGGGCATGGCCTTCGGCAGAGACACCTACCAGAAGCTCATCGAGTGCACGGACGCCTTCTGCACCTACGACGACTACAACTGGGACTGGACCCTGCAGCACTTGACTGTCTCCTGTCTTCCAAAGTTCTGGAAAGTGCTGGTCCCCGAAATCCCCAGGATTTTCCACACGGGGGACTGTGGCATGCACCACAAGAAATCCTGCAGACCGTCCACCCAGAGTGCCAAAATCGACTCTCTCTTGAACAGCAACCGACAGTACCTGTTCCCCGAAGCCATGAGTATCAGTAAAAGGTACTCCATGGCACCCCTGTCCCCCCACGTGAAAAACGGAGGCTGGGGGGACATCCGGGACCACGAACTCTGTAAGAGTTACCGCAGACTTCAGTGA